A portion of the Bacteroidota bacterium genome contains these proteins:
- a CDS encoding PAS domain S-box protein has protein sequence MGFFQRGWEVIRSLPLTITILLLTIVVGIVAAALVYYRYQEAWNIREHQSELSSIADLKVGQIVRWRLEREGDGLIIAHNSAFAVQAKAFFDDERSAGEILQWVKIMCTHNDYSGAGLYDSTGRLRLSYGMFGKKVGKEDHELIDESLTKKEVVLSDLHLEENSGQPAADLVVPLLMGDSAGGRPVGSYLFHIDPRAYLFPLVRSWPSESRTSESLLIRREGDEVVYLNELRHLRGPAMQLRKPASAKELTAALAVNGAEGAVSGIDYRGVNVIAAVKKVPGTSWYFIAKVDRDEVDEILRQQGLMDSLVGVLFILATLAIAGFWWRHQRVRFFRSQLSAEQERRALVQHFEYLVRFANDIIILADKDLKIVEANNKAMEVYGYLREELIGSNLATLEAAERADQFSEQLRFLNLFLGATYESMHQKKDGTTFPVEVSARVITIEGTVYYQTISRDITERKRAEAELREREYWIQESQRVGHIGSYAFDFRKDSWTSSGVLDSIFGIGPKDDRTINGWLNIVHPDEREEMLRYFTNEVIRAAKPFDKEYRIVRRNDGAVRWVWGRGELSFDTSGVLTAMVGTIQDITDRKEAEAEIRSLNAELERRVRDRTSELESANRELEAFSYSVSHDLRAPLRGIDGWSLALAEDYGPALDAKANEYVVRIRNEAQRMGALIDDLLQLSKVTRADISLTRLNISALVRTVAARLQEFHRTRSIEFSIEDGLLVDGDAHLLEIAMTNLLDNACKFTGHRSEAKVEFGKRDMDGRRVYYVKDNGVGFDMAYAQKMFGAFQRMHKNSEFPGTGVGLATVQRIIRRHRGEIWAEAAVGNGATFFFTLQEPA, from the coding sequence ATGGGATTTTTCCAAAGGGGATGGGAAGTCATCCGATCGCTCCCGCTCACAATAACTATTTTACTGCTTACCATTGTCGTCGGGATCGTCGCTGCAGCGCTCGTCTATTATCGTTATCAGGAGGCTTGGAATATCCGTGAACACCAATCGGAGCTCTCTTCGATCGCAGACCTCAAAGTCGGTCAGATTGTACGATGGCGTCTTGAACGCGAAGGGGACGGCCTTATCATTGCCCACAACAGCGCATTCGCCGTTCAGGCGAAGGCCTTCTTCGACGACGAGCGCTCAGCCGGAGAGATCCTTCAGTGGGTGAAGATCATGTGTACGCACAATGACTATTCAGGTGCCGGCCTTTATGACAGCACCGGCAGGCTTCGGTTGTCATACGGCATGTTTGGGAAAAAGGTGGGGAAGGAGGACCATGAACTGATTGATGAATCCTTAACGAAGAAAGAGGTCGTGCTATCCGATCTCCATCTCGAAGAAAATTCGGGACAGCCTGCTGCCGATCTTGTGGTCCCCTTGCTCATGGGGGATTCGGCCGGTGGACGGCCGGTAGGATCATATCTCTTCCATATAGATCCCCGGGCGTATCTTTTTCCGCTGGTCCGGTCATGGCCGTCGGAAAGCCGAACTTCAGAATCGCTGCTGATCCGCAGGGAAGGGGACGAAGTGGTTTATCTTAACGAACTCCGTCATCTGCGAGGGCCTGCGATGCAGTTGAGGAAGCCCGCGTCGGCAAAAGAACTCACCGCTGCCCTTGCGGTGAACGGCGCCGAAGGGGCCGTTTCCGGAATCGACTATCGGGGCGTCAACGTCATCGCTGCCGTAAAAAAAGTTCCCGGTACTTCCTGGTACTTCATTGCTAAAGTAGACCGGGATGAGGTCGACGAAATTCTCCGCCAACAAGGATTGATGGATTCGCTGGTCGGCGTCCTTTTCATCCTCGCGACCCTTGCGATCGCAGGCTTCTGGTGGAGACATCAGCGGGTCCGCTTTTTCCGGTCCCAATTGTCGGCGGAACAAGAGCGGCGCGCACTCGTCCAGCATTTCGAGTATCTCGTCCGATTCGCAAACGACATTATCATTCTCGCCGACAAAGACCTCAAGATCGTAGAGGCAAATAACAAGGCGATGGAGGTCTATGGCTACCTGCGAGAAGAGCTGATCGGATCGAACCTGGCGACGTTGGAAGCGGCCGAGCGAGCAGACCAGTTTTCAGAACAACTGAGGTTTCTCAATTTATTTCTCGGCGCCACGTACGAATCGATGCATCAGAAGAAAGACGGAACCACGTTTCCCGTCGAAGTGAGCGCCCGTGTCATCACCATTGAGGGGACGGTCTATTATCAGACCATCTCGCGCGATATCACTGAACGAAAAAGGGCTGAAGCGGAATTACGGGAAAGAGAATACTGGATACAGGAATCGCAGCGCGTTGGGCACATCGGCTCGTATGCATTTGATTTCCGAAAAGATTCTTGGACAAGTTCCGGCGTTCTTGACAGCATCTTCGGCATCGGACCTAAGGATGACAGGACCATTAACGGTTGGTTGAATATTGTTCATCCCGATGAAAGAGAGGAAATGCTCCGGTATTTTACCAACGAGGTGATTCGTGCGGCAAAGCCCTTCGATAAGGAATACCGGATCGTGCGGAGAAACGACGGAGCCGTCCGCTGGGTTTGGGGGCGCGGGGAACTGAGCTTCGACACAAGCGGCGTGCTGACAGCTATGGTTGGAACGATACAGGATATTACGGATCGCAAGGAAGCCGAGGCGGAAATCCGCAGCCTTAACGCCGAGCTCGAGCGAAGAGTGCGCGACCGGACCTCTGAACTGGAAAGCGCTAACCGGGAGCTCGAGGCATTTTCGTATTCCGTCTCTCACGACCTCCGCGCCCCTCTGCGCGGCATCGACGGATGGAGCCTCGCTTTGGCCGAGGATTATGGGCCCGCGCTCGACGCGAAGGCAAATGAATATGTCGTACGGATTCGCAACGAGGCGCAGCGCATGGGAGCGCTCATCGACGACCTCCTGCAGCTATCGAAGGTGACCCGGGCCGATATTTCTTTAACGCGGTTGAATATTTCCGCCCTCGTCCGGACGGTCGCCGCGCGGTTACAAGAGTTTCACCGTACGCGTTCGATCGAGTTCAGCATAGAAGATGGATTGCTGGTGGACGGGGATGCGCATCTTCTTGAGATCGCCATGACCAATCTTCTTGATAACGCCTGTAAGTTTACCGGACACCGCTCGGAGGCGAAAGTGGAATTCGGGAAAAGAGATATGGACGGGAGGCGCGTATATTACGTCAAGGACAACGGCGTAGGATTTGACATGGCCTATGCCCAAAAAATGTTCGGCGCCTTCCAGCGGATGCATAAGAATTCTGAGTTTCCGGGGACCGGCGTTGGCCTCGCGACGGTCCAGAGGATCATCCGGCGCCACCGGGGCGAGATCTGGGCCGAAGCGGCCGTTGGAAACGGGGCGACGTTCTTCTTCACCTTACAGGAACCGGCATGA
- a CDS encoding response regulator translates to MNTRTILLVEDNPSDVELTKRAFEKGRITNTLVVAEDGQDALDYLFCERKYKQRMSTEMPALILLDLKLPKVDGLEVLRRLRHAEKTHRLPIVMLTSSKEERDLATSYDLGVNSYITKPVDFSQFADAVKSLGLYWLVINEPPPIV, encoded by the coding sequence ATGAACACAAGAACAATTCTGCTCGTGGAAGACAATCCAAGCGACGTCGAACTGACAAAGCGTGCGTTCGAAAAAGGAAGGATCACCAACACCTTGGTCGTCGCCGAGGACGGCCAGGATGCCCTTGACTATCTCTTCTGTGAAAGAAAATACAAGCAGCGCATGTCAACGGAAATGCCCGCGTTGATCCTCTTAGACCTTAAATTACCGAAGGTCGACGGGCTCGAAGTGCTTCGGCGCTTACGGCATGCCGAGAAGACGCACCGTCTCCCGATCGTCATGCTCACTTCTTCCAAAGAAGAGCGCGATCTCGCAACAAGCTACGATCTGGGAGTCAACAGTTATATCACCAAGCCCGTCGATTTTTCTCAGTTCGCCGATGCGGTAAAGAGCCTCGGCCTATACTGGCTTGTCATCAACGAACCGCCACCAATCGTTTGA
- a CDS encoding PAS domain S-box protein, whose product MDNTLRILMVEDSENDAALIVRQLEKANFTVDVKRVETRSQMEASLVGEKWDLILSDYTMPQFNAFEALQVVQRAELDIPFVVVSGTLDEETAVEIMRLGAHDYLMKDKLARLAQIVKREIDDARLRRERRLTERALRESEARLTTLINTARDVIFTMTPDGIFTSLNPSFETFTGWPTAEWVGRSFEELLVAEDVPKALDRLHRIVKGEPNIVTELRITTKDRGATHAELIVTRHLQNGELIELLGIARDVTERREAEVRLRRNEALLSDAMRIAKLAPWEYDIARDMYTFNDHFYEVFHTTAEEAGGYTMPSSEYVRRFVHPDDAPFVLREIAKASKSPEDQTNHHLEHRMLYADGGVGYLEASIFIVKDEQGRTIRRYGVNQDITQRKKAEEQLRQSEERYRQFFEDDLTGDFISTVEGKILSCNPAFARIYGFDSVEDVLNTNAESFYLSREDRENFIDLLRKKRKLEYHEETARRKDGKMIYLVSNEIGIFDENDELVQIKGYMFDDTERRLLEEQLRQSQKMESIGTLAGGIAHDFNNILNNILGFVMQLKKYAHDPVKVAKYTETIEKSATRGAELSSHLLSVSRRKKREDSEFDVGPLIGEITNLCSETFPRTITVKKILGEDLLHLKGDRGSLYQVLLNLTVNARDAMPSGGTLTIAARTCTVGEEVNPRLLPPDVVRCVEVTVSDTGIGMSEAVREKIFDPFFTTKEQGKGTGLGLSIVYNIVKEHHGAILVESAEREGTTFKVYLPSLEPAANVSDAVPSEGHGELILLVDDEEMMQELGRELLEDNGYKVLVAKDGVEAVEMYQQRGSEISLVILDLVMPRMDGGQTYMELKKMNNGVKAFFCSGFTSDKVITQLLEEEHLQAIKKPFHPTEFIRMVQTTLHSN is encoded by the coding sequence ATGGACAACACACTTCGAATACTCATGGTTGAGGATTCTGAGAACGATGCAGCGCTCATCGTGCGTCAGCTCGAGAAAGCGAATTTTACGGTCGATGTCAAAAGAGTCGAGACGCGTTCACAGATGGAGGCGTCTCTTGTTGGCGAAAAATGGGATCTGATTTTGTCCGATTACACGATGCCTCAGTTCAATGCGTTCGAAGCTTTGCAGGTGGTCCAACGGGCAGAACTGGACATCCCGTTCGTTGTCGTCTCCGGGACGCTGGATGAAGAAACGGCCGTGGAAATTATGAGGCTCGGTGCGCACGACTATCTGATGAAAGACAAACTGGCGCGGCTTGCCCAGATCGTGAAACGGGAGATCGACGACGCCCGGCTCCGCAGAGAGCGAAGGTTGACGGAGAGGGCATTGAGGGAAAGCGAGGCGCGGCTCACCACGCTCATCAACACTGCCCGCGATGTAATATTCACGATGACTCCTGACGGAATATTTACTTCCCTGAACCCTTCGTTCGAAACGTTCACAGGCTGGCCGACCGCCGAGTGGGTCGGAAGGTCGTTCGAAGAGCTGCTCGTGGCGGAGGACGTTCCCAAAGCGCTCGACCGACTGCACAGGATTGTCAAGGGGGAACCGAACATCGTCACTGAATTGCGCATTACAACAAAGGATCGCGGCGCGACCCATGCAGAGCTTATCGTCACGAGGCATCTGCAGAACGGAGAGTTGATAGAGCTCCTCGGCATTGCGCGCGACGTCACCGAGCGGAGGGAGGCCGAAGTGAGGCTGCGCAGGAACGAAGCGCTCCTCTCCGATGCAATGAGGATCGCAAAACTTGCCCCGTGGGAATACGACATCGCCCGCGATATGTATACCTTCAACGACCATTTCTACGAGGTTTTTCACACGACCGCAGAGGAAGCAGGGGGCTACACGATGCCTTCGTCCGAATATGTCCGCCGCTTTGTCCACCCCGATGATGCGCCGTTCGTACTGCGCGAAATTGCAAAAGCAAGCAAATCACCCGAAGATCAGACGAATCATCATCTCGAACATCGCATGCTGTACGCCGACGGAGGCGTTGGCTACCTTGAGGCGAGCATTTTCATCGTGAAAGACGAACAGGGAAGGACCATCCGCCGATACGGAGTCAATCAAGACATCACCCAAAGAAAAAAGGCCGAGGAGCAGCTTCGTCAGAGCGAAGAGCGGTATCGCCAGTTTTTTGAGGACGACCTCACCGGAGACTTTATCAGCACCGTTGAAGGAAAAATTCTCTCGTGCAATCCGGCCTTTGCGCGTATCTACGGTTTTGATTCGGTCGAAGATGTCCTGAACACGAATGCGGAGTCGTTTTATTTGTCCCGCGAAGACAGGGAGAATTTCATCGATCTCCTTCGTAAAAAGCGAAAGCTTGAGTACCACGAGGAGACGGCCCGGAGAAAAGACGGAAAAATGATCTATCTCGTTTCGAACGAAATCGGGATCTTCGACGAAAACGACGAATTGGTTCAGATCAAAGGGTACATGTTCGACGACACGGAACGGCGGCTGCTCGAAGAGCAGCTGCGTCAGTCTCAAAAGATGGAGAGCATCGGCACGCTGGCCGGAGGGATTGCTCACGATTTTAACAACATTCTCAACAATATTCTTGGATTTGTCATGCAATTGAAGAAGTATGCCCACGACCCCGTGAAGGTCGCAAAATATACCGAAACAATCGAAAAATCCGCCACGCGCGGGGCCGAATTGTCCTCGCACCTCCTCTCGGTTTCAAGGAGGAAAAAACGCGAAGACTCGGAATTTGATGTCGGACCGCTCATCGGCGAGATCACAAATCTCTGTTCCGAGACATTCCCTCGGACCATCACGGTGAAGAAGATTCTGGGGGAGGATCTTCTCCATCTGAAAGGAGACCGAGGATCGTTGTATCAAGTCCTGTTGAACTTGACAGTGAACGCCCGCGATGCCATGCCGAGCGGCGGGACGCTGACCATCGCAGCCCGTACGTGCACAGTGGGAGAAGAGGTCAATCCCCGGCTTCTTCCGCCGGACGTCGTTCGATGCGTCGAGGTGACGGTCTCCGACACCGGCATCGGGATGTCGGAAGCGGTCCGGGAGAAGATTTTTGACCCGTTCTTCACGACAAAAGAGCAGGGGAAAGGGACCGGTCTGGGATTGTCGATCGTCTACAATATTGTGAAAGAACATCATGGCGCAATCCTCGTCGAGAGCGCAGAAAGAGAAGGGACAACATTCAAGGTCTACCTCCCTTCTCTTGAACCCGCCGCGAATGTGTCGGATGCTGTTCCATCGGAGGGACACGGCGAGCTTATTCTTCTCGTCGATGACGAAGAGATGATGCAGGAGCTTGGGAGGGAATTGCTCGAGGACAACGGCTATAAAGTCCTTGTCGCGAAAGACGGCGTTGAAGCCGTGGAGATGTACCAACAACGGGGGAGCGAAATCTCTCTCGTCATTCTGGACCTTGTCATGCCCCGCATGGACGGCGGACAAACCTACATGGAGCTGAAAAAAATGAACAACGGCGTTAAGGCGTTTTTCTGTTCCGGATTTACGTCGGATAAAGTTATTACTCAGCTGTTGGAAGAAGAGCATTTGCAGGCGATAAAAAAACCTTTCCATCCGACGGAATTCATCAGAATGGTTCAAACTACCTTGCACAGTAACTAA